A genomic region of Lysinibacillus sp. 2017 contains the following coding sequences:
- a CDS encoding GTPase: MNFELKNDLLNLPNIELKMDHIVFDHIDTKPNWSKAYEMLDELLQKMAVGFNASIERKEGALPKASTYWVPFMNIASKLLYFTGLAHSNLINAEDEDAKTHIVKLYQMSVACLPNAQVEENEEFLTEVKKSIIAIAPQTKQPVEISTSSTVDECIAKFETFSKTYK, translated from the coding sequence ATGAATTTTGAACTAAAAAATGATTTATTAAATTTACCAAATATAGAATTAAAAATGGATCATATCGTATTTGATCATATTGATACAAAGCCAAATTGGTCAAAGGCTTATGAAATGTTAGATGAGCTTTTACAAAAGATGGCAGTAGGTTTCAATGCTTCAATTGAGCGAAAAGAGGGGGCGTTACCGAAAGCCTCAACGTATTGGGTACCATTTATGAATATCGCTTCTAAGCTTTTGTATTTCACAGGCTTAGCGCATTCGAATTTAATCAATGCAGAGGACGAGGATGCTAAAACTCACATCGTAAAATTATACCAAATGAGTGTTGCGTGTTTACCAAATGCTCAAGTTGAAGAAAATGAAGAATTTTTAACTGAAGTGAAGAAGAGTATTATTGCAATTGCACCTCAAACAAAGCAACCTGTTGAAATTTCAACATCAAGTACAGTGGATGAATGCATTGCTAAATTCGAAACATTTTCAAAAACATATAAATGA